In a genomic window of Streptomyces roseoviridis:
- a CDS encoding DUF1266 domain-containing protein, giving the protein MTPPPPHPAAWVPPSETEQLLHEAALRGDVDAQLRALAGAQLFVGAPRAEVDAEPDTVYWRPQQVANGLVVRPLLTRGMLPPWHPDWVFHAVTLRWAAEFPWRDPRVLLAVNGGTPGELLLPATPEHRAWWLRVYAEKEQGPDNRFQALRHGPLHGPLAFGLACGAHLAFVNGVPWNEVGTAYLGYTDELETLRDSWGVTDPAGWRGELDALLDGRNSPPEPDFVLRVREELRARRGAPPSPDEWRETAAGHAQDLGAPPAAVRHIEELVRRVLRYEARFRADELLPPDGRVRRTVAYDYGRAVNLARWGLSARFCAPAEAEQAVVHAGALARAAYGSWEEYSAGYALGRVLRFDGEEYGRFHEQNVAAHRVLTEHAGSPWRNIPWR; this is encoded by the coding sequence ATGACTCCCCCTCCTCCGCACCCCGCCGCGTGGGTCCCGCCGTCCGAGACCGAACAGCTGCTGCACGAGGCGGCGCTGCGCGGCGACGTCGACGCCCAGCTCCGCGCCCTCGCCGGGGCCCAGCTCTTCGTCGGCGCGCCCAGGGCCGAGGTCGACGCCGAGCCCGACACGGTCTACTGGCGCCCGCAGCAGGTGGCGAACGGCCTCGTCGTCCGGCCGCTGCTGACCCGGGGGATGCTGCCGCCGTGGCATCCGGACTGGGTGTTCCACGCCGTCACCCTCCGGTGGGCGGCCGAGTTCCCGTGGCGCGACCCGCGGGTGCTGCTCGCCGTCAACGGCGGTACGCCCGGCGAACTGCTGCTGCCGGCGACACCGGAGCACCGCGCGTGGTGGCTGCGCGTGTACGCCGAGAAGGAGCAGGGCCCGGACAATCGTTTCCAGGCCCTGCGGCACGGGCCGCTGCACGGCCCGCTCGCCTTCGGCCTCGCCTGCGGCGCCCATCTGGCGTTCGTGAACGGCGTCCCGTGGAACGAGGTCGGCACGGCCTATCTCGGCTACACCGACGAGCTGGAGACGCTGCGGGACTCCTGGGGCGTCACCGACCCGGCGGGCTGGCGCGGGGAGCTGGACGCGCTGCTCGACGGACGCAACAGCCCGCCCGAGCCGGACTTCGTGCTCCGCGTCCGCGAGGAGCTGCGGGCCCGGCGCGGTGCGCCGCCGTCACCGGACGAGTGGCGCGAGACGGCCGCCGGGCACGCCCAGGACCTCGGCGCCCCGCCGGCGGCGGTGCGGCACATCGAGGAGCTGGTGCGCCGGGTGCTGCGCTACGAGGCCCGGTTCCGGGCCGACGAGCTGCTGCCGCCGGACGGACGGGTGCGCCGGACGGTCGCGTACGACTACGGCCGGGCGGTGAACCTGGCCCGCTGGGGCCTGTCGGCCCGCTTCTGCGCACCCGCGGAGGCCGAGCAGGCCGTGGTGCACGCGGGGGCGCTGGCCAGGGCGGCGTACGGCTCCTGGGAGGAGTACTCGGCGGGGTACGCGCTGGGGCGGGTGCTGCGTTTCGACGGCGAGGAGTACGGCCGCTTCCACGAGCAGAACGTGGCCGCCCACCGCGTCCTGACGGAGCACGCGGGCAGCCCGTGGCGGAACATCCCCTGGCGCTGA
- a CDS encoding TetR/AcrR family transcriptional regulator: MGHKEDLLEGAKRCLLEKGYARTTARDVVAASGTNLASIGYHYGSKDALLQQAFLALTEEWGDQAGAAGTDGTAPLPADPYERFRTVWEQVIAAAGPSRPVWKLQTEVVTRIDDDEKLREAIKEPQREGRLGMARSFLGIDPEQDPEKARTAGLLCQALAIGVMIQWLVDPETAPSADDLTEGLKVLTGERD, encoded by the coding sequence ATGGGACACAAGGAAGACCTCCTGGAAGGCGCCAAGCGCTGCCTCCTGGAGAAGGGGTACGCCCGCACGACCGCCCGCGACGTCGTGGCCGCCTCCGGTACCAACCTCGCCTCCATCGGCTACCACTACGGCTCTAAGGACGCCCTGCTCCAGCAGGCCTTCCTCGCGCTGACCGAGGAGTGGGGCGACCAGGCGGGGGCGGCGGGCACGGACGGCACCGCGCCCCTGCCGGCCGACCCCTACGAGCGCTTCCGCACCGTCTGGGAGCAGGTCATCGCCGCGGCCGGGCCGAGCCGCCCGGTCTGGAAGCTGCAGACCGAGGTCGTCACCCGCATCGACGACGACGAGAAGCTGCGCGAGGCCATCAAGGAACCCCAGCGCGAGGGCCGCCTCGGCATGGCCAGGAGCTTCCTCGGCATCGACCCGGAGCAGGACCCCGAGAAGGCCCGGACGGCCGGGCTGCTCTGCCAGGCCCTCGCCATCGGTGTGATGATCCAGTGGCTGGTGGACCCGGAGACGGCGCCCAGCGCGGACGACCTCACCGAGGGCCTCAAGGTGCTGACGGGGGAGCGGGACTGA
- the serA gene encoding phosphoglycerate dehydrogenase, translating into MSSKPVVLIAEELSPATVDALGPDFEIRHCNGADRAELLPAIADVDAILIRSATKVDAEAIAAAKKLRVVARAGVGLDNVDVSAATKAGVMVVNAPTSNIVTAAELACGLLVATARNIPQANTALKNGEWKRSKYTGVELSEKTLGVVGLGRIGVLVAQRMSAFGMKIVAYDPYVQPARAAQMGVKLLALDELLEVADFITVHLPKTPETLGLIGDEALRKVKPSVRIVNAARGGIVDEAALYSAIKEGRVAGAGLDVYAKEPCTDSPLFELDQVVCTPHLGASTDEAQEKAGIAVARSVRLALAGELVPDAVNVQGGVIAEDVKPGLPLAEKLGRIFTALAGEVAARLDVEVYGEITQHDVKVLELSALKGVFEDVVDETVSYVNAPLFAQERGVEVRLTTSSESPDHRNMVTVRGTLGSGQEVSVSGTLAGPKHLQKIVAVGDYDVDLALADHMVVLRYEDRPGVVGTVGRILGEAGLNIAGMQVSRTEEGGEALVVLTVDDTVPANVLSEIAEEIGATSARSVNLI; encoded by the coding sequence GTGAGCTCGAAACCCGTCGTACTCATCGCTGAAGAGCTGTCGCCCGCCACCGTCGACGCCCTGGGGCCGGACTTCGAGATCCGGCACTGCAACGGTGCCGACCGCGCCGAGCTGCTCCCCGCGATCGCCGATGTCGACGCCATCCTGATCCGTTCCGCCACGAAGGTCGACGCGGAGGCCATCGCCGCCGCCAAGAAGCTGCGGGTCGTCGCCCGCGCCGGTGTGGGACTCGACAACGTGGACGTCTCCGCCGCCACCAAGGCCGGCGTGATGGTCGTGAACGCCCCGACCTCCAACATCGTCACCGCCGCCGAGCTCGCGTGCGGTCTGCTCGTCGCCACCGCGCGCAACATCCCGCAGGCCAACACCGCGCTGAAGAACGGCGAGTGGAAGCGCTCGAAGTACACGGGCGTCGAGCTCAGCGAGAAGACCCTCGGCGTCGTCGGCCTCGGCCGCATCGGTGTCCTGGTCGCCCAGCGGATGTCCGCCTTCGGCATGAAGATCGTCGCGTATGACCCCTATGTGCAGCCGGCCCGCGCCGCCCAGATGGGGGTGAAGCTGCTGGCCCTGGACGAGCTCCTGGAGGTCGCCGACTTCATCACCGTCCACCTGCCCAAGACCCCGGAGACCCTCGGTCTCATCGGCGACGAGGCGCTGCGCAAGGTCAAGCCGTCCGTCCGGATCGTCAACGCCGCGCGCGGCGGGATCGTGGACGAGGCCGCGCTGTACTCGGCGATCAAGGAGGGCCGGGTCGCCGGCGCCGGCCTCGACGTGTACGCGAAGGAGCCCTGCACGGACTCCCCGCTCTTCGAGCTCGACCAGGTCGTCTGCACGCCGCACCTCGGCGCCTCCACGGACGAGGCCCAGGAGAAGGCCGGCATCGCGGTCGCCCGCTCGGTGCGCCTGGCGCTCGCCGGCGAGCTGGTCCCGGACGCGGTCAACGTCCAGGGCGGCGTCATCGCCGAGGACGTGAAGCCGGGTCTGCCGCTGGCCGAGAAGCTCGGCCGGATCTTCACCGCCCTCGCGGGCGAGGTCGCGGCGCGGCTCGACGTCGAGGTGTACGGCGAGATCACCCAGCACGACGTGAAGGTGCTCGAACTCTCCGCGCTCAAGGGCGTGTTCGAGGACGTGGTCGACGAGACCGTGTCGTACGTGAACGCGCCGCTGTTCGCGCAGGAGCGCGGTGTCGAGGTCCGGCTGACCACGAGCTCCGAGTCGCCCGACCACCGCAACATGGTGACCGTGCGCGGCACGCTCGGCAGCGGCCAGGAGGTCTCGGTCTCCGGCACGCTGGCGGGCCCGAAGCACCTGCAGAAGATCGTCGCGGTCGGCGACTACGACGTGGACCTGGCGCTCGCCGACCACATGGTGGTGCTGCGCTACGAGGACCGTCCGGGCGTCGTCGGCACGGTCGGCCGGATCCTCGGCGAGGCCGGTCTGAACATCGCGGGCATGCAGGTCTCCCGTACGGAGGAGGGCGGCGAGGCGCTCGTCGTGCTCACCGTCGACGACACCGTCCCGGCCAACGTGCTGTCGGAGATCGCGGAGGAGATCGGCGCGACCTCGGCCCGCTCGGTCAACCTGATCTGA
- the ilvC gene encoding ketol-acid reductoisomerase — MAELFYDDDADLSIIQGRKVAVIGYGSQGHAHALSLRDSGVDVRVGLHEGSTSKAKAEEQGLRVVTPAEAAAEADVIMILIPDPIQAEVYEESIAPNLKDGDALFFAHGFNVRFGFIKPPAGVDVALVAPKGPGHLVRRQYEEGRGVPAIAAVEQDATGNAFALALSYAKAIGGTRAGVIKTTFTEETETDLFGEQAVLCGGASALVKAGFETLVEAGYQPEIAYFECLHELKLIVDLMYEGGLEKMRWSVSETAEWGDYVTGPRIITDATKAEMKKVLTDIQDGTFAKNWMDEYHGGLKKYNEYKTQDEQHLLETTGKELRKLMSWVNDEEA; from the coding sequence GTGGCCGAGCTGTTCTACGACGACGACGCCGACCTTTCGATCATCCAGGGCCGTAAGGTCGCGGTGATCGGTTACGGCAGCCAGGGCCACGCCCACGCGCTGTCGCTGCGTGACTCGGGTGTCGACGTCCGCGTCGGTCTGCACGAGGGCTCCACGTCCAAGGCCAAGGCCGAGGAGCAGGGCCTGCGCGTGGTCACCCCGGCGGAGGCCGCCGCCGAGGCCGACGTCATCATGATCCTGATCCCGGACCCGATCCAGGCCGAGGTCTACGAGGAGTCCATCGCGCCGAACCTGAAGGACGGCGACGCGCTGTTCTTCGCGCACGGCTTCAACGTCCGCTTCGGCTTCATCAAGCCCCCGGCCGGCGTGGACGTCGCCCTGGTCGCCCCCAAGGGCCCGGGTCACCTGGTGCGCCGCCAGTACGAGGAGGGCCGCGGCGTCCCCGCGATCGCCGCGGTCGAGCAGGACGCCACCGGCAACGCCTTCGCGCTGGCCCTGTCCTACGCCAAGGCGATCGGCGGCACCCGTGCCGGCGTCATCAAGACCACCTTCACCGAGGAGACCGAGACCGACCTGTTCGGCGAGCAGGCCGTCCTGTGCGGTGGCGCCTCGGCGCTGGTGAAGGCGGGCTTCGAGACCCTGGTCGAGGCCGGGTACCAGCCGGAGATCGCCTACTTCGAGTGCCTGCACGAGCTGAAGCTGATCGTGGACCTCATGTACGAGGGCGGCCTGGAGAAGATGCGCTGGTCCGTCTCGGAGACGGCCGAGTGGGGCGACTACGTCACCGGCCCGCGGATCATCACCGACGCCACCAAGGCCGAGATGAAGAAGGTCCTCACCGACATCCAGGACGGCACCTTCGCCAAGAACTGGATGGACGAGTACCACGGCGGCCTGAAGAAGTACAACGAGTACAAGACCCAGGACGAGCAGCACCTCCTGGAGACCACCGGCAAGGAGCTCCGCAAGCTCATGAGCTGGGTGAACGACGAGGAGGCGTAA
- the ilvN gene encoding acetolactate synthase small subunit produces the protein MSTKHTLSVLVENTPGILARIAALFSRRGFNIDSLAVGVTEHPDISRITIVVSVEDLPLEQVTKQLNKLVNVLKIVELEPSAAIQRELVLVKVRADNETRSQIVEIVQLFRAKTVDVSPEAVTIEATGSSDKLEAMLKMLEQFGIKELVQSGTIAIGRGARSITDRSLRALDRSA, from the coding sequence ATGTCCACCAAGCACACGCTCTCCGTCCTGGTCGAGAACACGCCCGGCATCCTCGCCCGGATCGCCGCCCTGTTCTCCCGCCGCGGCTTCAACATCGACTCACTCGCCGTCGGCGTCACCGAGCACCCCGACATCTCCCGCATCACCATCGTGGTCAGTGTCGAGGACCTGCCCCTGGAGCAGGTGACCAAGCAGCTCAACAAGCTGGTCAACGTCCTGAAGATCGTCGAACTCGAGCCCAGCGCTGCGATCCAGCGCGAGCTCGTCCTGGTGAAGGTCCGCGCCGACAACGAGACCCGCTCCCAGATCGTCGAGATCGTCCAGCTGTTCCGCGCCAAGACCGTGGACGTCTCGCCGGAGGCGGTCACCATCGAGGCCACCGGTTCGAGTGACAAGCTGGAGGCGATGCTCAAGATGCTGGAGCAGTTCGGCATCAAGGAGCTCGTCCAGTCCGGCACCATCGCCATAGGGCGTGGTGCCCGGTCCATCACGGACCGGTCCCTGCGTGCCCTCGACCGCAGCGCCTGA
- a CDS encoding acetolactate synthase large subunit: protein MLMTEQATGHHPQPRTRSGAQPATTVEHVTGAQSLIRSLEEVGADTVFGIPGGAILPAYDPMMDSKRVRHILVRHEQGAGHAATGYAQATGKVGVCMATSGPGATNLVTPIADAHMDSVPLVAITGQVASKAIGTDAFQEADICGITMPITKHNFLVTKAEDIPRTIAEAFHIASTGRPGPVLVDIAKDALQAKTTFSWPPQTDLPGYRPVTKPHAKQIREAAKLITAAKRPVLYVGGGVLKAGATAELKVLAELTGAPVTTTLMALGAFPDSHPLHVGMPGMHGAVTAVTALQKADLIVALGARFDDRVTGKLDSFAPYAKIVHADIDPAEIGKNRAADVPIVGDAREVIADLVQAVQAEHTEGNTGDYTAWWSDLNRWRETYPLGYDLPEDGSLSPQQVIQRIGQLAPEGTIFAAGVGQHQMWAAHFIDYEQPATWLNSGGAGTMGYAVPAAMGAKAGMPERTVWAIDGDGCFQMTNQELVTCALNNIPIKVAIINNGALGMVRQWQTLFYNQRYSNTVLHSGPDDVNPQARGTRIPDFVKLSEAMGCVALRCEDPADLDKVIAEANAINDRPVVIDFIVHEDAQVWPMVAAGTSNDEVMAARGVRPDFGDGEDD from the coding sequence ATGCTGATGACCGAGCAGGCCACCGGGCACCATCCGCAGCCGCGGACCCGTAGCGGCGCACAGCCCGCCACCACCGTCGAGCACGTGACGGGTGCGCAGTCCCTCATCCGTTCTCTCGAGGAAGTGGGGGCGGACACCGTCTTCGGCATTCCGGGCGGCGCGATCCTCCCCGCCTACGACCCGATGATGGACTCGAAGCGAGTGCGGCACATCCTGGTCCGCCACGAGCAGGGCGCGGGCCATGCCGCCACCGGCTACGCGCAGGCCACCGGCAAGGTCGGCGTCTGCATGGCCACCTCGGGCCCCGGCGCCACCAACCTGGTCACGCCGATCGCCGACGCGCACATGGACTCCGTCCCGCTGGTCGCGATCACCGGCCAGGTCGCCTCCAAGGCGATCGGCACGGACGCCTTCCAGGAGGCGGACATCTGCGGCATCACCATGCCGATCACCAAGCACAACTTCCTGGTCACCAAGGCCGAGGACATCCCGCGGACGATCGCCGAGGCCTTCCACATCGCCTCCACCGGCCGCCCCGGCCCGGTCCTGGTGGACATCGCCAAGGACGCCCTCCAGGCGAAGACCACCTTCAGCTGGCCGCCGCAGACCGACCTGCCCGGCTACCGCCCGGTCACCAAGCCGCACGCCAAGCAGATCCGCGAGGCGGCCAAGCTGATCACCGCCGCCAAGCGGCCCGTCCTGTACGTCGGCGGCGGCGTCCTCAAGGCCGGCGCCACGGCGGAGCTGAAGGTCCTGGCGGAGCTGACTGGTGCTCCGGTCACCACCACTCTGATGGCCCTGGGCGCGTTCCCCGACAGCCACCCGCTGCACGTGGGGATGCCGGGCATGCACGGTGCGGTCACCGCCGTCACCGCGCTGCAGAAGGCTGACCTGATCGTCGCCCTCGGAGCCCGCTTCGACGACCGCGTCACCGGCAAGCTGGACAGCTTCGCCCCGTACGCCAAGATCGTCCACGCCGACATCGACCCGGCGGAGATCGGCAAGAACCGTGCCGCCGACGTTCCGATCGTGGGTGACGCGCGTGAGGTGATCGCCGATCTGGTGCAGGCGGTGCAGGCCGAGCACACCGAGGGCAACACGGGCGACTACACCGCCTGGTGGAGCGACCTCAACCGCTGGCGCGAGACCTACCCGCTCGGCTACGACCTGCCGGAGGACGGCAGTCTGTCGCCGCAGCAGGTCATCCAGCGCATCGGCCAGCTCGCGCCGGAGGGCACGATCTTCGCGGCCGGTGTCGGTCAGCACCAGATGTGGGCGGCGCACTTCATCGACTACGAGCAGCCCGCGACCTGGCTGAACTCCGGCGGCGCCGGAACGATGGGCTACGCGGTCCCGGCCGCCATGGGCGCGAAGGCGGGCATGCCGGAGCGCACGGTGTGGGCGATCGACGGTGACGGCTGTTTCCAGATGACCAACCAGGAGCTGGTCACCTGTGCGCTGAACAACATCCCGATCAAGGTCGCGATCATCAACAACGGCGCGCTGGGGATGGTCCGCCAGTGGCAGACCCTGTTCTACAACCAGCGCTACTCCAACACGGTGCTGCACTCGGGTCCGGACGACGTCAATCCGCAGGCGCGGGGCACCCGGATCCCGGACTTCGTGAAGCTGTCCGAGGCCATGGGGTGTGTGGCGCTGCGCTGCGAGGACCCGGCGGACCTGGACAAGGTCATCGCCGAGGCCAACGCGATCAACGACCGCCCGGTCGTGATCGACTTCATCGTCCACGAGGACGCCCAGGTCTGGCCGATGGTCGCCGCCGGCACCTCCAACGACGAGGTCATGGCCGCCCGGGGCGTCCGCCCCGACTTCGGCGACGGCGAAGACGACTGA
- a CDS encoding putative bifunctional diguanylate cyclase/phosphodiesterase, whose amino-acid sequence MGLGLVCGGYATGAALGWGSERIARVMGDFGLSAAALAAAVSCFLYARGRHRSFRPAWLLFAFSSFMAAAGNAVWGWYEVVLDREVPSPSVADLCFLLFAPPAIVGLLVLAKKPVTRAGWVCLALDAWLIGGSLLTLSWSLALAHTAYVPGESVARAALSLAYPLLDIVLVSMVLALHFRRSHVNRSAINTAIAALALTVLCDALFTSPLLREHYSSGQLLDAGWFAGSLLLAYAPWGARRPAEAPPAARAVRQPHSRPLAGSLAALTPYLAAAVCTLGILYNVVEGRRVDRVVVLTGCTVVLALVVRQGIMLLDNIALTHELAQKENHFRSLVQGSSDVIMIAAPSGILRYVSPAASGVYGREAEELIGSELASLIHPEDLGSVVHEVRRFLAASPAEEPTTRIECRFRSGRGDWLNVESTVNRHQGGLIFNSRDVTERVRLQAQLRHNAEHDPLTDLPNRALFTERVRTALSGRRSSDPGTAVLFIDLDGFKAVNDRLGHQAGDELLIQAARRLQDSVRAGDTAARLGGDEFAALILGDGGRDQTDRECRVHEIADRLRIRLSQPYRLESGSEVRVAASIGVAFAEPGLSAGELLRNADLAMYRAKAGGKDRVELYAPQMQAEVVRRTELAARLRSALHDGEFALLHQPVVDLATGRITAVAAQARWRSAQGILFTPAEFLRAADDSERTAELGRWLLEEAVEQAAERAGLGHRTPVAIRLSARRLLDRSMPLGSVESLLTRHGLPSGSLIIELADTDPRDPRVTFDDLEQRLAALRRLGVRIALDGFGSGHAAINALRRLPVDILKLDRGLVEGIVESARLRKITSGLLRIAGDLGMQSVADGVDMPEQVVALRSMGCTHGQGMAFSGPLDEYRLRRALVRDEYPLPAPVPVSVGNRPPIRSNSETPVPPT is encoded by the coding sequence ATCGGCCTCGGCCTCGTCTGCGGCGGATACGCCACCGGCGCCGCCCTCGGCTGGGGCTCCGAGCGGATCGCCCGCGTCATGGGCGACTTCGGCCTGAGCGCCGCCGCGCTCGCCGCCGCCGTCTCCTGCTTCCTCTACGCCCGCGGCCGCCACCGCAGCTTCCGGCCCGCCTGGCTCCTGTTCGCCTTCTCCTCCTTCATGGCCGCCGCGGGCAACGCCGTCTGGGGCTGGTACGAGGTCGTGCTCGACCGGGAGGTGCCCAGCCCCTCCGTCGCCGACCTCTGCTTCCTGCTCTTCGCCCCGCCCGCCATCGTCGGCCTGCTCGTCCTCGCCAAGAAGCCGGTGACCCGGGCGGGCTGGGTCTGCCTCGCCCTCGACGCCTGGCTGATCGGCGGTTCCCTGCTCACCCTGTCGTGGAGCCTGGCCCTCGCGCACACCGCCTACGTGCCGGGCGAGAGCGTCGCCAGAGCCGCGCTCTCCCTCGCGTACCCCCTGCTCGACATCGTCCTCGTCAGCATGGTGCTCGCGCTGCACTTCCGCCGCTCCCACGTCAACCGCTCGGCGATCAACACCGCCATCGCCGCACTCGCGCTCACCGTCCTGTGCGACGCGCTGTTCACCTCGCCGCTGCTGCGCGAGCACTACAGCTCCGGACAGCTCCTGGACGCGGGCTGGTTCGCCGGCTCCCTGCTGCTCGCCTACGCGCCCTGGGGCGCGCGCCGCCCCGCCGAGGCGCCGCCCGCCGCCCGGGCCGTCAGGCAGCCGCACAGCCGCCCCCTCGCCGGGTCGCTCGCCGCCCTCACTCCGTACCTCGCGGCGGCGGTCTGCACGCTCGGCATCCTGTACAACGTCGTCGAGGGACGCAGAGTGGACCGCGTCGTCGTCCTCACCGGCTGCACGGTCGTGCTCGCCCTGGTCGTCCGGCAGGGCATCATGCTGCTCGACAACATCGCCCTGACCCACGAACTGGCCCAGAAGGAGAACCACTTCCGGTCCCTCGTGCAGGGCTCCAGCGACGTCATCATGATCGCCGCGCCCTCCGGGATACTCCGCTACGTCAGCCCCGCCGCCTCCGGCGTGTACGGCCGCGAGGCGGAGGAGCTGATCGGCTCCGAGCTGGCCTCCCTGATCCACCCCGAGGACCTGGGATCCGTCGTCCACGAGGTGCGCCGCTTCCTGGCCGCCTCGCCCGCCGAGGAGCCCACCACCCGCATCGAGTGCCGCTTCCGCTCCGGCCGCGGCGACTGGCTGAACGTCGAGTCCACCGTCAACCGCCACCAGGGCGGCCTGATCTTCAACAGCCGCGACGTGACCGAACGCGTCCGCCTCCAGGCCCAGCTGCGGCACAACGCCGAGCACGACCCGCTCACCGACCTGCCCAACCGGGCCCTGTTCACCGAACGGGTCCGCACCGCGCTCAGCGGCCGCCGCTCCTCGGACCCCGGCACCGCCGTGCTCTTCATCGACCTGGACGGCTTCAAGGCCGTCAACGACCGGCTCGGGCACCAGGCCGGCGACGAGCTGCTGATCCAGGCCGCGCGACGGCTCCAGGACTCCGTGCGGGCCGGGGACACCGCGGCCCGGCTCGGCGGCGACGAGTTCGCCGCCCTCATCCTCGGGGACGGCGGCCGCGACCAGACCGACCGCGAGTGCCGCGTCCACGAGATCGCCGACCGGCTGCGGATCAGGCTCTCCCAGCCGTACCGCCTGGAGAGCGGCAGCGAGGTGCGGGTCGCCGCGTCCATCGGCGTCGCCTTCGCCGAGCCCGGCCTCAGCGCCGGAGAGCTGCTGCGCAACGCCGACCTCGCCATGTACCGGGCCAAGGCCGGCGGCAAGGACCGCGTCGAGCTCTACGCCCCGCAGATGCAGGCCGAGGTGGTCCGCCGCACCGAACTGGCCGCACGGCTGCGCAGCGCCCTGCACGACGGCGAGTTCGCCCTGCTCCACCAGCCCGTCGTCGACCTGGCCACCGGACGGATCACCGCCGTCGCCGCCCAGGCCCGCTGGCGCTCCGCCCAGGGCATCCTCTTCACCCCGGCCGAATTCCTGCGCGCCGCCGACGACAGCGAGCGCACCGCCGAGCTCGGCCGCTGGCTCCTGGAGGAGGCCGTCGAGCAGGCCGCCGAGCGCGCCGGACTCGGCCACCGCACCCCGGTCGCCATCCGGCTCTCCGCCCGCCGTCTGCTCGACCGCTCGATGCCGCTCGGCTCCGTCGAGTCGCTGCTGACCCGGCACGGCCTGCCCTCCGGCTCCCTGATCATCGAGCTCGCCGACACCGACCCCCGGGACCCCCGGGTCACCTTCGACGACCTGGAACAGCGCCTGGCCGCCCTGCGCCGGCTCGGCGTCCGGATCGCCCTGGACGGATTCGGCAGCGGACATGCGGCGATCAACGCCCTTCGGCGCCTGCCGGTCGACATACTGAAGCTGGACCGCGGACTGGTCGAGGGCATCGTGGAATCGGCCCGGCTGCGCAAGATCACCAGCGGTCTGCTGCGGATCGCCGGTGATCTCGGGATGCAGTCCGTCGCCGACGGCGTGGACATGCCCGAGCAGGTCGTCGCCCTGCGCTCCATGGGCTGCACCCATGGCCAGGGCATGGCGTTCTCCGGGCCGCTCGACGAGTACCGGCTGCGCCGCGCCCTGGTGCGGGACGAGTACCCGCTGCCCGCTCCGGTCCCGGTGAGTGTCGGAAACCGTCCCCCGATCCGCTCAAATAGTGAGACGCCCGTCCCACCCACTTGA
- a CDS encoding 2-hydroxyacid dehydrogenase, translated as MTFDDTATDVWLPIPADEIEGLPAPGASGLNYRFWDGGPDFPADPERCAFYVVPYMKGEEVACRPLPAMGSVRVVQTLSAGIDHVTPGLGALRPGVRLCNARGVHEASTAELTLALILASLRGIPGFVRGQDAEEWRAGFYPALADKSVLIVGYGSIGAAIEDRLVPFECARVVRVARSARATERGPVHALSELPALLPEADVVVLSVPLTPGTRHLADAGFLARMKDGALLVNVARGPVVDTAALLKEAERGRITAALDVTDPEPLPAGHPLWHAPGVLVSPHVGGSTSAFMPRAKRLLAAQLTRFAAGEEPGNVVLTT; from the coding sequence ATGACGTTCGACGACACCGCCACTGACGTGTGGCTTCCGATTCCGGCCGACGAGATCGAAGGGCTCCCCGCGCCGGGCGCGTCGGGGCTGAACTACCGCTTCTGGGACGGCGGTCCCGACTTCCCCGCCGATCCGGAGCGCTGCGCCTTCTACGTCGTGCCGTACATGAAGGGCGAGGAGGTCGCCTGCCGGCCGCTGCCCGCCATGGGCTCCGTCCGGGTCGTGCAGACGCTCTCCGCGGGCATCGACCACGTGACCCCGGGGCTCGGCGCCCTGCGCCCCGGCGTCCGGCTGTGCAACGCCCGGGGCGTGCACGAGGCCAGCACCGCCGAGCTGACCCTCGCCCTGATACTCGCCTCGCTGCGCGGCATCCCCGGCTTCGTGCGCGGCCAGGACGCGGAGGAGTGGCGGGCCGGGTTCTATCCGGCACTCGCCGACAAGTCCGTGCTGATCGTCGGGTACGGGTCGATCGGCGCCGCCATCGAGGACCGGCTCGTTCCCTTCGAGTGCGCGCGGGTCGTGCGCGTCGCGCGCTCCGCGCGTGCCACCGAGCGCGGTCCGGTGCACGCCCTGTCGGAGCTGCCCGCGCTGCTGCCCGAGGCCGACGTGGTCGTGCTCTCCGTCCCGCTGACGCCCGGGACTCGCCATCTCGCCGACGCCGGGTTCCTCGCCCGGATGAAGGACGGCGCCCTCCTGGTCAACGTGGCGCGCGGCCCCGTGGTGGACACGGCCGCGCTCCTCAAGGAGGCGGAGAGGGGCCGGATCACCGCCGCGCTCGACGTCACCGACCCCGAACCGCTGCCGGCCGGGCATCCCCTCTGGCACGCGCCCGGTGTCCTGGTGAGCCCCCACGTCGGCGGCTCCACCTCCGCCTTCATGCCGCGCGCCAAGCGTCTCCTGGCGGCGCAGCTGACCCGGTTCGCGGCGGGGGAGGAGCCCGGCAACGTCGTGCTCACCACCTGA